Proteins co-encoded in one Myxococcus xanthus genomic window:
- the hisN gene encoding histidinol-phosphatase yields MTDSGNLMQAAAEVARIAGDAALGFFRGGIAVDTKSDGSPVTVADRTAESRAREWLEARFPQDGILGEEFGETRPGAKRRWILDPIDGTKTFIRGVPLWGTLVALAEGERILVGAAYFPAVSELLVAAPGRGCFWNDQRAAVSTQAELSQAVVLSTDERFPVYPERGAAWRSLARDAAVDRTWGDCYGYLLVATGRAEVMVDELLSPWDGAALQPIIEEAGGVFTDWTGRRTAFGGNGIATNAAMARVVRERLGAVETR; encoded by the coding sequence ATGACGGACTCGGGTAATCTGATGCAGGCCGCCGCCGAGGTGGCGCGGATAGCGGGTGACGCGGCGTTGGGGTTCTTCCGCGGTGGCATCGCGGTGGACACGAAGTCGGACGGCTCTCCGGTGACGGTGGCGGACCGCACGGCGGAGTCCCGTGCGCGCGAGTGGCTGGAAGCGCGCTTCCCCCAGGACGGCATCCTGGGCGAGGAGTTCGGCGAGACACGTCCGGGCGCGAAGCGCCGGTGGATTCTGGATCCCATTGACGGGACGAAGACGTTCATCCGCGGTGTCCCACTGTGGGGCACGTTGGTGGCGCTGGCGGAGGGCGAGCGCATCCTCGTGGGGGCCGCGTACTTCCCCGCGGTGAGTGAGTTGCTGGTGGCCGCGCCGGGGCGGGGCTGCTTCTGGAACGACCAGCGCGCGGCGGTGTCCACGCAGGCGGAGCTGTCCCAGGCCGTGGTGCTGTCCACGGATGAGCGCTTCCCGGTGTACCCGGAGCGCGGGGCCGCCTGGCGCTCGCTCGCGCGGGATGCGGCCGTGGACCGCACCTGGGGGGATTGCTACGGCTACCTGTTGGTCGCCACCGGGCGCGCGGAGGTCATGGTGGATGAGCTGCTGTCCCCCTGGGATGGAGCGGCCTTGCAGCCCATCATCGAGGAGGCCGGCGGTGTGTTCACCGACTGGACGGGGCGGCGGACCGCGTTCGGCGGAAATGGAATCGCCACCAA